Proteins from a single region of Halostella litorea:
- a CDS encoding trimeric intracellular cation channel family protein: MLENALFWVANAVGLVAFALVGASKAIREGFDPFGVSVVGLVTAFGGGTTRDLLVLRIPLSLQTLSNIGFGVLGVILAAALSVLLDEPHRHPVSLVADAIGLGAFATTGAIVATHAGVSPFGVVAVATINAVGGGAFADILLDRPPFILLQDFYASCAVLGGGLYWLLSIHFGTGALAAGGCATMTVGSRLIAVRYGWELPNVRNYTTGTTR; this comes from the coding sequence ATGTTGGAAAACGCATTGTTCTGGGTTGCAAATGCAGTCGGATTGGTCGCATTTGCACTCGTTGGTGCCAGTAAAGCCATTCGAGAGGGATTTGATCCGTTTGGCGTCAGTGTGGTTGGGCTCGTTACTGCATTTGGCGGCGGCACAACACGGGATCTCCTCGTCTTGCGAATCCCACTTTCGCTCCAGACACTTTCAAATATCGGGTTTGGAGTGCTTGGAGTGATTTTAGCCGCAGCACTCTCGGTGCTCCTCGATGAGCCGCATCGGCATCCGGTCTCACTGGTTGCCGATGCAATCGGCCTTGGCGCGTTCGCAACCACCGGAGCAATCGTGGCGACCCATGCCGGAGTGTCTCCCTTCGGCGTAGTTGCTGTCGCGACAATTAATGCCGTTGGCGGAGGAGCATTCGCTGATATTCTTCTTGATCGTCCCCCGTTTATTCTACTTCAGGACTTTTATGCGAGCTGTGCCGTGCTTGGTGGAGGTCTCTACTGGCTACTGTCGATTCATTTTGGAACCGGTGCGCTCGCAGCCGGTGGATGTGCGACCATGACAGTGGGATCACGACTTATTGCAGTCAGATATGGATGGGAGTTACCGAATGTTCGCAACTATACGACTGGAACCACTCGATAA
- a CDS encoding DMT family transporter: MGAPNTFRFHIPAGLAIIGLGLLWGAGFPAIDIVVSQLPPLGAAGIRYAVSGCIVLGYARLTTDRLRPETTRELLSISIVGGFMFGGYQAGLYLGTQHITGAVASVVTTMSPVVAALVAVPILGESRGLPDVIGFCLGISGVVVLSQPSVGTTSLSSTALGVGLVFLGTKLFAVGSVTIQLFDEGLPMEALQGWAMLVGATLLFCGSFLRGESVPDVQSLSPVAVVSLVYITLVAGAGGYLLYFRLVREVGATETTLVAYLEPVAATVVSVLLLGQTISMTTVVGFVAVAAGFTLVSRSTMRQAIVSLRETDSSAHTDHEVRSD; this comes from the coding sequence ATGGGGGCCCCAAACACATTCCGATTTCACATTCCGGCAGGCTTAGCTATCATCGGGTTGGGTCTTCTCTGGGGAGCCGGGTTCCCCGCAATTGACATCGTCGTTTCACAGCTTCCCCCACTAGGTGCTGCTGGGATTCGATATGCTGTCTCTGGCTGTATCGTCCTCGGGTATGCACGATTGACTACGGACCGGTTGCGACCAGAAACGACACGCGAACTCCTGAGTATCAGCATCGTTGGCGGGTTCATGTTTGGTGGCTATCAAGCGGGTCTCTACTTGGGCACACAGCACATTACAGGCGCCGTCGCATCCGTCGTCACCACGATGTCGCCAGTCGTCGCAGCTCTTGTTGCAGTCCCCATCCTCGGGGAATCCCGTGGACTTCCCGACGTGATTGGGTTCTGTCTCGGCATAAGTGGCGTTGTAGTTCTCTCACAACCATCAGTGGGTACTACATCACTATCGTCGACGGCACTCGGTGTCGGCTTGGTCTTTCTCGGAACGAAACTGTTTGCAGTTGGATCTGTGACAATCCAGTTATTCGACGAAGGGCTCCCTATGGAAGCACTCCAAGGGTGGGCAATGCTAGTTGGGGCAACACTCCTGTTTTGTGGTAGCTTTCTTCGTGGTGAATCGGTGCCGGATGTACAGTCGCTTTCCCCAGTAGCAGTTGTCTCGTTGGTATACATCACTCTCGTCGCTGGAGCCGGAGGGTATCTATTGTACTTCCGGTTGGTAAGAGAGGTTGGCGCGACTGAAACGACACTTGTCGCGTATCTGGAACCAGTAGCTGCAACGGTCGTATCAGTCCTACTCCTTGGCCAAACAATTAGTATGACAACCGTTGTCGGGTTTGTGGCCGTGGCTGCAGGGTTCACACTTGTCAGTCGTTCCACAATGCGCCAAGCGATTGTCAGCCTCCGAGAAACAGATTCATCGGCACATACGGACCACGAAGTTCGTAGTGATTGA
- a CDS encoding Lrp/AsnC family transcriptional regulator — protein sequence MDEKDIQILKSLEELETTSTEAVSDATGIPLSTIHYRLNNLRDAGVITNERLDLDLDEFGLGVTILVQIFTKDDQSHTESGQAIAGIEGVTKVFFTMGSTDFIALARLPNSDSVERLISDFEALDEVARTNSTFVIERELDSHYPLQQYSEETLVEEVG from the coding sequence ATGGACGAGAAAGATATCCAGATTTTGAAATCGTTAGAAGAACTCGAGACGACGAGTACCGAAGCGGTGAGTGACGCAACGGGGATTCCGTTATCGACCATTCATTACCGCCTCAACAATCTCCGTGATGCTGGGGTCATCACAAACGAACGATTAGACCTCGATCTCGACGAATTCGGACTTGGAGTAACAATCCTTGTACAGATATTTACGAAGGATGATCAATCCCATACCGAGAGTGGGCAAGCTATTGCGGGTATTGAAGGGGTAACAAAAGTCTTCTTCACGATGGGGAGTACTGACTTTATCGCGTTAGCACGGTTGCCAAACAGTGACAGCGTGGAGCGATTGATTTCCGATTTTGAAGCGCTTGACGAGGTTGCTCGTACTAACTCAACGTTTGTCATCGAACGGGAACTCGATAGTCACTACCCCCTCCAACAGTACAGCGAAGAGACTCTCGTTGAAGAAGTCGGGTAG